A stretch of the Pseudorasbora parva isolate DD20220531a chromosome 13, ASM2467924v1, whole genome shotgun sequence genome encodes the following:
- the lhx4 gene encoding LIM/homeobox protein Lhx4 has translation MKMMQSAAVLPGESAVKGLPDILGVPLQQIPQCAGCSQHILDKFILKVLDRHWHSKCLKCADCHALLADKCFSRAGNVYCKEDFFKRFGTKCASCQQGIPPTQVVRKAQDFVYHLHCFACVMCSRQLATGDEFYLMEDGRLVCKEDYETAKQNDDSETGAKRPRTTITAKQLETLKSAYKNSPKPARHVREQLSSETGLDMRVVQVWFQNRRAKEKRLKKDAGRHRWGQFYKSVKRNRGSSKTEKESSADDAGLSDSELSFREDQILSDLGHANGLYGSVGDVSNGNMLNGSFSLEGGGQPYHDLRAGSPYGLPQSPSSITSLPGHTPLLNNLGFSMDGIMGQGGQPNVGQALRAMAGGPTSDLSTGSSTGYPDFPTSPASWLDEMDHSQF, from the exons ATGAAAATGATGCAAAGTGCTGCTGTGTTGCCCGGCGAGAGCGCGGTGAAGGGTCTGCCGGACATCCTCGGAGTGCCACTGCAAC AGATCCCCCAGTGCGCAGGCTGCAGTCAGCACATCCTGGATAAGTTTATTCTGAAGGTGCTGGATCGTCATTGGCACTCAAAATGTCTCAAGTGCGCCGACTGTCACGCGCTCCTGGCAGACAAGTGTTTCTCTCGCGCTGGGAATGTCTACTGCAAAGAGGATTTCTTTAA GCGTTTCGGGACAAAATGTGCATCGTGCCAGCAGGGGATTCCCCCGACGCAGGTGGTCCGGAAAGCTCAGGACTTTGTGTACCACCTTCACTGCTTCGCCTGTGTAATGTGCAGCAGGCAGCTGGCAACTGGGGATGAGTTCTACCTCATGGAGGACGGGAGGCTCGTGTGCAAGGAGGACTACGAAACAGCCAAACAAAATG ACGATTCAGAGACAGGAGCAAAACGTCCACGGACCACCATTACAGCCAAACAGCTGGAGACACTCAAAAGCGCCTACAAGAACTCGCCTAAGCCAGCACGACATGTGCGTGAGCAGCTCTCCTCGGAAACGGGCCTGGACATGAGAGTGGTGCAG GTGTGGTTTCAAAACAGACGGGCAAAAGAGAAACGGCTGAAGAAAGACGCCGGTCGGCACCGCTGGGGTCAGTTCTACAAAAGTGTCAAACGGAACCGAGGGTCCAGTAAGACGGAGAAGGAGAGCTCAGCCGATGACGCAGGGCTCAGCGATAGCGAGCTCAGTTTCAGAG AAGACCAGATCCTGTCAGACCTGGGTCACGCTAACGGCTTGTACGGAAGCGTCGGAGACGTCTCGAATGGCAACATGCTCAACGGGAGCTTCTCCCTGGAGGGGGGTGGGCAGCCTTACCATGACCTGCGGGCAGGAAGTCCCTACGGCCTGCCACAGTCCCCCTCATCCATTACTTCTCTCCCAGGCCACACCCCGCTGCTTAACAACTTAGGCTTCAGCATGGACGGCATCATGGGTCAGGGTGGTCAGCCCAATGTAGGTCAAGCTCTGAGAGCAATGGCAGGAGGACCCACCTCTGACCTGTCGACAGGAAGTAGCACAGGCTACCCAGACTTCCCCACCAGCCCTGCCTCGTGGCTGGATGAAATGGACCACTCCCAGTTCTGA